A DNA window from Coffea arabica cultivar ET-39 chromosome 6c, Coffea Arabica ET-39 HiFi, whole genome shotgun sequence contains the following coding sequences:
- the LOC140008181 gene encoding protein SMALL AUXIN UP-REGULATED RNA 9-like, which produces MQASPQENSLPLASISLSNRSSSFNPNTLSKFKAMMWGKKIGSVKKLARRAKSIKKVQREPSQQEYLLMGNCEAEESSPSTTPTGTFALYVGEARQRFVVPTGHLSHPLFRMLLEKASDEFGFDQRNGLVVPCSVTAFQGVLSAVECCNGKFDFGDLVQEFI; this is translated from the coding sequence ATGCAAGCTTCTCCTCAAGAAAATTCTCTTCCTTTAGCATCAATCTCACTGTCCAACCGCTCTTCTTCCTTCAACCCTAATACACTTTCTAAGTTCAAAGCCATGATGTGGGGAAAGAAGATTGGATCGGTGAAGAAATTAGCCAGAAGGGCCAAGTCAATCAAGAAAGTTCAGCGTGAGCCATCACAACAAGAGTATTTGCTTATGGGCAATTGTGAAGCTGAAGAATCATCACCTTCGACAACACCAACAGGAACATTTGCTTTGTATGTAGGAGAAGCCCGACAAAGATTCGTGGTACCAACCGGCCACCTCTCTCACCCTCTTTTTAGGATGTTGTTGGAGAAAGCATCTGATGAATTTGGTTTCGATCAGAGAAATGGTCTGGTGGTACCATGCAGCGTCACTGCATTCCAAGGGGTGTTAAGTGCCGTCGAATGCTGCAACGGCAAGTTTGATTTTGGAGATTTGGTGCAGGAGTTCATATAG